In the genome of cyanobacterium endosymbiont of Braarudosphaera bigelowii, one region contains:
- a CDS encoding DUF1350 family protein translates to MEWQEISGSFVLIPKSPIAVIHFIGGAFIGSIPNFTYRWLLEALAKKGYAVIATPFVITLDHLAISHDLLNRFENILKSIKNNIYAGIINLPVYGIGHSMGCKLHLLIGSFSTVERAGNIFISFNNYPIKQAIPFFEQLNFHDIFDLEFTPSPNKTQDIIQKNYIVRHNLLIKLTQDNIDETISLMKILHRKYPNLVALQTLSGNHLTPLGQEVSFKSGNIFTPIDVIQQWFQNKLSNDLYDLKNEILQWLNPGQII, encoded by the coding sequence ATGGAATGGCAAGAAATATCAGGAAGTTTCGTTTTAATCCCAAAGTCTCCAATTGCTGTTATACATTTTATTGGGGGAGCATTTATAGGTAGTATCCCTAATTTTACTTATCGTTGGTTACTTGAAGCATTGGCTAAAAAAGGGTACGCTGTTATAGCTACTCCCTTTGTTATTACATTAGATCATTTAGCAATTTCTCATGATTTACTAAATCGTTTTGAAAATATATTAAAATCTATTAAAAATAATATTTATGCAGGAATTATAAACCTTCCCGTATATGGAATTGGCCACAGTATGGGATGTAAACTTCATTTATTAATTGGTAGTTTTTCTACTGTAGAAAGAGCAGGTAATATATTTATATCTTTCAACAATTATCCTATTAAGCAGGCTATTCCTTTCTTCGAGCAGCTTAATTTTCATGATATTTTTGATTTAGAATTTACGCCATCCCCTAATAAGACCCAAGATATTATTCAAAAAAATTATATTGTTCGTCATAATTTATTAATCAAACTTACTCAAGATAATATTGACGAAACAATATCTTTAATGAAAATACTACATAGAAAATATCCTAATCTAGTAGCTTTGCAAACGTTGTCTGGAAATCACTTAACACCATTAGGGCAAGAGGTAAGCTTTAAGTCTGGAAATATATTTACACCAATAGATGTTATACAACAGTGGTTCCAAAATAAGTTGTCTAATGATTTATATGATCTTAAAAATGAGATATTACAGTGGCTAAATCCAGGACAAATTATTTAA
- a CDS encoding tetratricopeptide repeat protein has protein sequence MVNDTLPCTNEVSLTIATESLFSTPYSSTHLIVSNIFNNYYSGQSYIGSIFPAETQNKYQQAIVEYEKGNIESNQQQWDEALGHYKKAVQIYPNLIFARVNIPLIYYQNDHKLEAIKEMRYLLKKYPMSADIRAALTAILWSTGQKGEAKSHWVSVAGIDDRYKNLDWIQTKRFWPPKIIMALDDFFNSK, from the coding sequence ATGGTTAACGATACTTTACCTTGTACAAATGAAGTATCGTTAACCATTGCTACTGAATCACTATTTTCTACTCCTTATTCCTCGACACATTTAATAGTTTCTAATATATTCAATAATTATTATTCTGGCCAAAGTTATATAGGATCGATTTTTCCCGCAGAAACTCAAAATAAATACCAACAAGCAATTGTAGAATATGAAAAAGGAAATATTGAAAGTAATCAACAACAATGGGATGAGGCTCTGGGACATTATAAAAAAGCAGTTCAAATATATCCTAATCTAATATTTGCTAGAGTAAATATTCCACTAATTTATTATCAAAATGATCATAAATTAGAAGCTATTAAAGAAATGAGATATCTATTAAAAAAATACCCTATGTCTGCCGATATAAGAGCTGCTTTAACAGCTATTTTATGGAGCACAGGACAAAAAGGAGAAGCTAAAAGTCATTGGGTTTCCGTTGCTGGTATAGATGATCGGTATAAGAATTTAGACTGGATTCAAACAAAACGTTTTTGGCCACCAAAAATAATCATGGCTCTAGATGATTTCTTTAATTCGAAATAG
- a CDS encoding CTP synthase, with the protein MTKFVFVTGGVVSSIGKGIIAASLGCLFKSRGYSVSILKLDPYINVDPGTMSPYQHGEVFVTDDGAETDLDLGHYERFTDTPMSRLNSVTTGSIYQAVLNKERRGDYMGGTVQVIPHITNEIKDRIHRVAKNTNPDIVIIEIGGTVGDIESLPFLEAIRQFRKDVGKNNVIYMHVTLIPWIPAAREMKTKPTQHSVKELRSIGIQPDILVCRCDRPLREGMKEKLSEFCDVPVESVVTAQDAYSIYEVPLIVEKEGLAKQALELLHLESCKPDLTQWETLVQKMRSPKQHFEVALVGKYVQLSDAYLSVVESLVHGGIAMNSEIKLRWVDAEDIENNSAEKYLNNVSGIIVPGGFGFRGVDGKVKSIEYARKQRIPFLGLCLGMQCAVIEWGRNVACLDNVNSAEFNPETANPVINILPEQQDVMDLGGTMRLGLYPCRIENNTLAASLYQQEVIYERHRHRYEFNNAYRSLLNKTGYKISGTSPDGRLVEIIELSDHPFFIATQFHPEFLSRPNCAHPLFLGFIDSALKYSESKKKSIS; encoded by the coding sequence ATGACTAAATTTGTATTTGTTACTGGTGGTGTTGTATCTAGTATTGGGAAAGGAATTATTGCAGCTAGTCTAGGATGTTTATTTAAATCCAGAGGTTATTCAGTTTCTATTCTCAAACTTGATCCATATATTAATGTTGATCCAGGAACAATGAGTCCTTACCAACATGGGGAAGTATTTGTTACTGATGATGGAGCTGAAACTGACCTTGATTTAGGGCATTATGAAAGATTTACAGATACCCCTATGTCTCGTCTTAATAGTGTCACTACAGGTTCAATCTATCAAGCAGTATTAAATAAAGAAAGACGAGGAGATTATATGGGAGGGACTGTACAAGTTATTCCTCATATAACTAATGAAATTAAAGATCGTATTCATCGTGTTGCAAAGAATACCAATCCTGATATTGTTATTATCGAAATTGGAGGAACAGTAGGTGATATTGAATCTTTACCTTTTTTAGAGGCAATTCGACAATTTCGCAAAGACGTTGGAAAAAATAACGTTATCTACATGCATGTTACTTTAATTCCTTGGATACCTGCGGCTAGAGAAATGAAGACAAAGCCAACTCAACACTCTGTAAAAGAATTACGTTCTATTGGCATTCAACCTGATATTTTAGTTTGTCGGTGTGATCGTCCTCTTAGAGAAGGAATGAAAGAGAAACTTTCTGAGTTTTGTGATGTACCTGTAGAGTCAGTAGTTACAGCTCAAGATGCATATAGTATTTATGAAGTTCCTCTAATAGTTGAAAAAGAAGGATTGGCGAAACAAGCTTTAGAATTGTTACATTTAGAATCATGCAAACCAGATTTAACCCAATGGGAAACACTAGTTCAAAAGATGCGATCACCTAAACAACATTTTGAAGTTGCTTTAGTAGGTAAATATGTTCAGTTAAGTGATGCTTATTTGTCAGTTGTAGAGTCACTTGTACATGGAGGCATAGCGATGAATAGTGAAATTAAATTGAGGTGGGTTGATGCAGAAGATATTGAAAATAATAGCGCGGAGAAATATCTAAATAATGTTAGTGGTATTATTGTCCCAGGAGGATTTGGGTTTCGAGGAGTAGATGGTAAGGTTAAGTCTATTGAATATGCTAGGAAACAGCGTATTCCTTTTTTAGGATTATGCCTAGGAATGCAATGTGCTGTAATTGAATGGGGTAGAAATGTAGCCTGTTTAGATAACGTTAATAGTGCTGAATTTAATCCAGAAACAGCTAATCCTGTAATAAATATATTGCCGGAACAACAAGATGTCATGGATTTGGGAGGTACTATGCGTCTTGGACTTTATCCTTGTCGTATTGAAAATAATACACTGGCTGCTTCTTTATATCAACAAGAGGTAATCTATGAACGTCATCGACATCGTTACGAATTTAATAATGCTTATCGTAGTTTACTAAATAAAACTGGTTATAAAATAAGTGGAACTTCCCCTGATGGACGCTTAGTGGAAATTATTGAATTATCAGATCACCCATTTTTTATTGCTACTCAGTTCCATCCAGAATTTCTTTCTCGTCCTAATTGTGCTCATCCACTATTCTTAGGATTTATAGATTCTGCGCTTAAATATAGTGAATCAAAAAAGAAAAGTATCTCTTAA
- the glmU gene encoding bifunctional UDP-N-acetylglucosamine diphosphorylase/glucosamine-1-phosphate N-acetyltransferase GlmU, whose translation MTAVAILAAGRGTRMRSNLPKVLHTLGGQSLVQRVLNNCSLLTPSRQFVVIGFEGEKVKQSLVKNSSLEFVEQKEQLGTGHAVQQLLPYLKDFKEDLLVLNGDVPLLRPKTLQNLLNIHKDNDNAATVLTAHLPNPKGYGRVFCDGNNFVTQIIEDRDCNSAQKQNCRVNGGIYCFNWPKLAKILPYLSANNQQKEYYLTDVAQHLEPFMAVNVEDYFEINGINNRQQLSDANNILQDRIKRYWMNEGVTMINPESISIDDTVSLAPDIVIEPQTHLRGKTHIGSKSHIGPGTLIENSKIGEQVSILYSVVSHSEVSSCCKIGPYAHIRKEGKIDQSCRIGNFVEIKKSQVEKNSNIAHLSYIGDATLGEQVNIGAGTITANYDGIDKHQTVIGNQTKTGANSVFVAPVTLGNNVTVAAGSVVTNDVPDDALVIARQQQRIIKEWKRKTKK comes from the coding sequence ATGACAGCAGTAGCAATTCTTGCGGCAGGACGTGGTACACGTATGAGATCTAACTTACCCAAAGTCTTACATACTTTGGGTGGGCAATCCTTAGTACAAAGAGTATTAAATAATTGTTCTTTACTTACTCCATCTAGACAGTTTGTAGTTATTGGATTTGAAGGAGAAAAAGTAAAGCAATCTTTAGTCAAAAATTCGTCCTTAGAGTTTGTTGAACAGAAAGAACAGTTAGGAACAGGACATGCTGTACAACAACTTCTGCCATATTTAAAAGACTTTAAAGAAGATTTGTTAGTTTTAAATGGTGATGTTCCACTTTTACGTCCTAAAACATTACAAAATCTTTTAAATATTCATAAAGATAATGATAATGCAGCAACGGTTCTAACTGCTCACTTACCTAATCCAAAAGGTTATGGTAGAGTTTTTTGCGATGGAAATAATTTTGTTACTCAAATTATTGAAGATCGTGATTGTAATTCTGCTCAAAAACAAAATTGTAGAGTAAATGGAGGAATTTACTGTTTTAACTGGCCTAAACTTGCTAAAATATTACCCTATCTTTCTGCCAATAATCAACAAAAAGAATATTATTTAACTGATGTAGCGCAACATCTTGAACCTTTTATGGCAGTTAATGTAGAAGATTATTTCGAAATTAATGGTATAAACAATCGTCAACAATTATCTGATGCAAATAATATTCTACAAGATAGGATAAAGAGATATTGGATGAATGAAGGAGTTACTATGATTAATCCTGAAAGTATTAGTATTGATGATACAGTAAGTTTAGCACCAGATATAGTTATTGAGCCTCAAACTCATTTGAGAGGTAAAACTCATATTGGCTCAAAAAGCCATATTGGGCCAGGAACTCTTATCGAAAATAGCAAAATTGGTGAACAGGTAAGTATATTATATTCTGTTGTTAGTCATTCTGAAGTATCATCTTGTTGTAAAATTGGCCCTTATGCTCATATTCGTAAAGAAGGTAAGATCGACCAATCTTGCCGTATTGGTAACTTTGTTGAAATTAAAAAATCTCAAGTAGAAAAAAATAGCAATATTGCTCATTTATCCTATATTGGTGATGCTACTTTAGGAGAACAAGTCAATATAGGTGCAGGAACAATTACAGCTAATTATGATGGTATTGATAAACATCAAACTGTTATTGGTAATCAAACTAAAACAGGAGCAAACAGTGTTTTTGTTGCCCCTGTAACCTTAGGGAATAATGTCACAGTTGCTGCAGGTTCAGTGGTTACCAATGATGTTCCTGATGATGCCCTAGTAATTGCTCGACAACAGCAAAGAATCATTAAAGAATGGAAAAGAAAAACTAAAAAGTAA
- a CDS encoding HAD family hydrolase, giving the protein MKNIYKPTILALDFDGVICNGMREYFQTAKQAYKIIWPQNINYNFDHLFKVFSELRPIIETGWEMPVLLRAIILNYNAVDIESKWDLVCTEILDKDSLQKEELMLILDEVRDCFINLHLDYWLNLHDFYPEVIRKLPKLLNSKTQLYIVTTKEGRFVQQLLESRGIQFPRNKILGKELKQAKQKVLRQILINYKEKPQNLWFVEDLLKTLITAQNEEDLRGIKLFLADWGYNTMKIRSLAKKKKDISLLSLNKFSKNFSTWIDP; this is encoded by the coding sequence TTTTAGCTTTAGATTTTGATGGAGTAATTTGTAACGGGATGCGAGAGTATTTTCAAACTGCAAAGCAAGCTTATAAGATAATATGGCCACAAAATATAAATTATAATTTTGATCATTTATTTAAAGTTTTCTCTGAGCTACGTCCCATAATTGAGACTGGTTGGGAAATGCCTGTTCTTTTAAGAGCTATAATCCTTAATTACAATGCTGTGGATATTGAATCTAAATGGGATTTAGTCTGTACAGAAATTCTTGATAAAGATTCTCTTCAGAAAGAAGAACTAATGTTGATTTTAGATGAAGTTAGAGACTGTTTCATTAACCTTCACTTAGATTATTGGTTAAATCTACATGATTTTTATCCAGAAGTTATAAGAAAATTACCAAAGCTATTAAATTCAAAAACGCAACTATATATCGTCACAACTAAAGAAGGAAGGTTTGTACAGCAATTGTTAGAAAGTAGAGGAATACAATTTCCTAGAAATAAGATTCTAGGAAAAGAACTTAAACAAGCCAAGCAAAAAGTCTTACGTCAAATTCTTATTAACTATAAAGAAAAACCTCAAAATCTATGGTTTGTTGAAGATTTATTAAAAACTTTGATAACTGCCCAAAACGAAGAAGATTTAAGGGGAATTAAACTTTTTTTAGCAGATTGGGGTTATAACACTATGAAAATACGTAGCTTAGCTAAGAAGAAAAAAGATATTTCTTTACTTTCTTTAAATAAATTCTCCAAAAATTTTTCAACTTGGATTGACCCTTAA
- a CDS encoding RelA/SpoT family protein has translation MNTVTSLNNKPLDFTLPDWLNQCLISRKSDVYNQNQDLICHSFDFAYQLHKGQYRKSGEPYIVHPVTVAGILRDLGGDRSMIAAGFLHDVVEDTDITADNIEEMFGQEVRLLVEGVTKLSKFNFSNKTEQQAENFRRMFLAMAKDIRVIVVKLADRLHNMRTLDALKPEKQKRIALETKEIFSPLANRLGIWRVKWELEDLSFKYLEPDAYGEIQSLVAEKRIDREARIENVKDTLQKRLHSIGIKILDLQGRSKHLYGIYYKMHSQNKGLHEIYDLAALRIIVQNKEECYRALAVVHDTFKPMPGRFKDYIGLPKPNRYQSLHTTVVGFNGHPLEIQIRTMEMHHIAEYGIAAHWKYKETGVSHYTQLSQEDEKFTWLRQLLDWQKDLKDAQEYVDNLKDNLFDDDVYVFTPDGEVIALARGATTIDFAYRIHTEVGNHMKGARINGKWSVFGQPLHNGDIVEIITQKNCHPSLNWLNIVVTPTARNRIRQWYKRSCREENMIRGRDILEKELGKNGFEALLKSEPMKTVAERCNYHSVDDLLSGLGYGGITLNQVVNRVREITVKTQQKNTETHDAGLSIIPSSLCPKKPNKSPILGVEGLLYHIAGCCRPLPGEPIIGVVTRGDRGISIHTQNCSNIENIPGERLIPVRWNKVDKKGCAITYPVDVQIEVIDRVGVLKDILLRVSNHNINVCNAGVKTIQNKPAIINLRIEIRDRQQLEYLTNSICDMSDVLNIQRLNRVDF, from the coding sequence ATGAATACAGTTACATCTCTCAATAATAAGCCACTTGACTTCACTCTTCCTGACTGGTTAAACCAATGTTTAATTTCTCGTAAATCAGATGTATACAATCAAAATCAAGACTTGATTTGTCATTCTTTTGATTTCGCATATCAACTGCATAAAGGACAATATCGCAAATCAGGTGAACCTTATATTGTCCATCCAGTAACTGTGGCAGGGATATTAAGGGATTTAGGAGGAGATAGATCAATGATTGCTGCAGGATTTCTTCATGATGTAGTAGAAGACACTGATATTACTGCAGATAACATTGAAGAGATGTTTGGTCAGGAAGTAAGATTACTGGTTGAAGGAGTCACAAAATTATCAAAATTTAATTTTTCTAACAAAACAGAACAGCAGGCTGAAAATTTTCGAAGAATGTTTTTAGCAATGGCTAAAGATATTAGAGTAATTGTCGTGAAGTTGGCTGATCGTCTTCATAATATGAGAACTTTAGACGCACTTAAACCAGAAAAACAAAAACGTATCGCTTTAGAAACTAAGGAGATATTTTCCCCACTAGCAAATCGCCTAGGTATTTGGAGAGTAAAGTGGGAACTAGAGGATTTATCTTTTAAATATCTAGAACCTGACGCTTATGGGGAAATACAAAGTTTGGTGGCAGAAAAACGTATTGATCGCGAAGCTCGTATCGAAAATGTTAAAGATACACTGCAAAAACGGTTACATAGTATAGGAATAAAAATACTAGATTTACAAGGAAGATCTAAACATCTTTATGGAATTTACTATAAGATGCATAGTCAAAATAAAGGGTTACATGAAATATATGATTTAGCAGCTTTAAGAATTATTGTTCAAAATAAAGAGGAATGTTATCGTGCTTTAGCAGTAGTTCATGATACCTTTAAGCCTATGCCTGGAAGATTCAAGGACTATATTGGTTTGCCCAAGCCAAATCGATATCAATCTTTACATACAACAGTCGTAGGATTTAACGGCCATCCTTTGGAAATTCAGATTAGAACAATGGAAATGCATCATATTGCTGAATATGGTATTGCAGCTCATTGGAAATATAAAGAAACTGGCGTATCTCACTATACTCAATTATCCCAGGAAGACGAAAAATTTACTTGGCTAAGACAACTACTAGACTGGCAGAAAGATCTGAAAGATGCCCAAGAATATGTTGATAATCTTAAAGATAATCTTTTTGATGATGATGTTTATGTATTTACTCCTGATGGAGAAGTGATTGCCTTAGCAAGGGGGGCTACTACTATAGATTTTGCTTATCGTATTCATACAGAAGTAGGCAACCATATGAAAGGAGCTAGAATTAATGGTAAGTGGTCAGTTTTTGGACAACCACTTCATAATGGTGACATAGTAGAAATTATTACTCAAAAAAATTGTCATCCTAGTTTAAACTGGCTTAACATAGTAGTTACGCCCACTGCCCGTAACCGTATCCGTCAATGGTACAAGAGATCTTGTAGAGAAGAAAACATGATCAGAGGACGTGATATTTTAGAAAAAGAATTAGGTAAAAACGGTTTTGAAGCTTTATTAAAATCAGAACCAATGAAAACTGTAGCAGAAAGATGCAATTATCATTCAGTAGATGATTTACTGTCCGGATTAGGATATGGGGGAATTACTTTGAATCAAGTAGTTAATCGTGTAAGAGAAATAACTGTAAAAACTCAACAGAAGAATACTGAAACTCACGATGCAGGTTTATCCATAATACCTTCTTCTTTATGTCCTAAAAAACCTAATAAATCTCCAATTTTGGGAGTTGAAGGCCTTCTATATCATATAGCTGGATGTTGTAGGCCATTACCCGGAGAGCCTATTATCGGTGTCGTTACTAGAGGAGATAGAGGTATCTCGATTCATACTCAAAATTGCTCTAATATTGAGAATATACCTGGAGAACGTTTGATTCCGGTACGTTGGAACAAGGTAGACAAAAAAGGATGTGCTATTACATATCCAGTAGATGTTCAGATAGAAGTTATTGATAGAGTAGGCGTTTTAAAAGATATTCTATTAAGAGTAAGCAATCACAACATTAATGTTTGCAACGCCGGTGTAAAAACTATACAAAATAAACCCGCTATTATTAATTTACGGATTGAAATTCGTGATCGTCAGCAATTAGAATACTTAACAAATAGCATCTGTGATATGAGTGATGTCTTAAATATTCAACGCTTAAATAGAGTAGATTTCTAA
- a CDS encoding Rieske 2Fe-2S domain-containing protein — protein sequence MTTLLRNCWYVALSSKDLKPATIIHKKILDEPILIGRKKNGQIFAMRDVCPHRGIPLSYGSLCKEDISCRYHGWKFNVNNGRCSEIPSLTEHDDLEVGRIQVRTYPCEEVQGNIWIYFIDTNKSKTTLSNLPPVPTIPDFGKLKPGITETMKFACNVDHAIIGLMDPAHGPYIHNAWWWRSGPRKFRVKEKHYEPVSQGFRLIPYNMPVSARPYKILGNNVSIEIVFQLPGIRTEILKGDHYSACLLTCITPIDESSCEIFQSIYWTIPWAGMFKPLLSLLTRQFLAQDRDAIVQQQKGLIYNPSLMLIDDADTQAKWYFRLKQEYQKSQEENRTFINPIEPRVLRWRS from the coding sequence ATGACAACCTTATTACGTAATTGTTGGTATGTCGCTCTAAGCAGCAAAGACTTGAAACCAGCAACAATAATACATAAAAAAATTCTAGATGAACCTATTCTCATTGGACGAAAAAAAAATGGCCAAATCTTTGCAATGCGTGATGTTTGTCCACATAGAGGCATTCCTTTAAGTTATGGATCATTGTGTAAGGAAGATATATCCTGTCGGTATCATGGTTGGAAATTTAATGTTAATAATGGTAGATGTAGCGAAATCCCTTCCCTTACAGAACATGATGATTTAGAGGTAGGTCGTATTCAAGTTCGTACATATCCATGCGAAGAAGTTCAAGGTAATATTTGGATATATTTTATCGATACTAATAAAAGTAAAACTACATTATCCAACCTTCCTCCTGTCCCAACTATTCCTGATTTTGGCAAACTTAAGCCGGGAATAACAGAGACTATGAAATTTGCCTGTAACGTTGATCATGCAATTATCGGCCTTATGGATCCAGCTCATGGGCCTTATATTCATAATGCTTGGTGGTGGAGAAGTGGTCCTCGTAAATTCCGAGTTAAAGAAAAGCATTATGAACCTGTATCGCAAGGTTTTCGTCTTATTCCCTATAATATGCCAGTTAGTGCTCGTCCTTATAAAATTTTAGGGAATAATGTATCTATTGAGATTGTTTTTCAGTTACCTGGAATTCGTACAGAAATTTTGAAAGGCGATCACTATTCCGCTTGTTTATTGACATGCATTACTCCTATAGACGAATCTTCATGCGAAATATTCCAAAGTATTTATTGGACAATTCCTTGGGCAGGTATGTTTAAACCTTTGCTAAGCTTATTAACTCGTCAATTTTTAGCTCAGGATCGTGATGCTATTGTCCAGCAACAAAAAGGTCTCATTTATAATCCTTCACTCATGTTAATAGATGATGCAGATACTCAAGCTAAGTGGTATTTTCGTTTAAAACAAGAGTATCAAAAATCTCAAGAAGAGAATAGAACCTTTATAAATCCGATTGAACCTCGAGTACTACGTTGGAGGAGCTAA
- the patD gene encoding heterocyst frequency control protein PatD, producing the protein MLSKYYKNFSEQLFLLQKQVVLENIDIIKIKIIFEQVKIIFHSKILDENMHIYLENNDKHTIIQSIQVEINKNLRLLETELLFLESSRQSETIDKRAGKIKQRVMKLRDYCKFINKQLCE; encoded by the coding sequence ATGCTATCAAAATATTATAAAAATTTCTCAGAACAATTATTTCTCCTTCAAAAACAAGTCGTATTGGAAAATATAGATATTATAAAAATTAAAATAATTTTTGAGCAGGTTAAAATAATTTTCCATAGTAAAATTCTTGACGAAAATATGCATATATATCTTGAAAATAATGATAAGCATACGATTATTCAATCTATACAAGTAGAAATTAATAAAAACTTAAGATTACTCGAAACTGAATTATTGTTTTTAGAGTCTTCACGTCAATCAGAAACAATAGATAAGAGAGCAGGTAAGATAAAACAAAGAGTTATGAAATTAAGAGACTATTGTAAGTTTATAAATAAGCAACTTTGTGAATAA
- a CDS encoding hydrogenase small subunit: MANVLWLQGGACSGNTISFLNAEEPTLVDLITDFGINILWHPSLGMQLGDELQELLINCINGKISIDILVFEGSVVNAPNGTGEWNRFAGRPMKDWLNDLSKVAGFVVAVGDCATYGGIPAMEPNPSESVGLQFLKRQKGGFLGDNFLSQKGFPVINIPGCPAHPDWISQILVAVATGRVGDLTLDEFHRPETFFRSFTQTGCTRNMHFSYKSSTEEFGQRTGCLFYDLGCRGPMTHSSCNRILWNKVSSKTRVGMPCLGCTEPEFPFHDLKKGTVFKTQTVMGVPRELPPGINAKDYAVVTVVSKDARPSWTDDDFFTV; the protein is encoded by the coding sequence ATGGCTAATGTTCTTTGGTTACAGGGTGGTGCTTGCTCTGGAAATACAATCTCTTTTCTTAACGCAGAAGAACCAACCCTAGTAGATTTAATCACCGATTTTGGAATTAATATTTTATGGCATCCATCTCTGGGTATGCAGCTAGGTGATGAATTACAAGAATTATTGATTAATTGTATCAATGGAAAAATTTCTATTGATATATTAGTATTTGAAGGATCCGTAGTTAATGCCCCTAATGGTACGGGTGAATGGAATCGTTTTGCTGGTCGTCCTATGAAAGACTGGTTAAACGATTTGTCTAAAGTAGCTGGATTTGTAGTTGCAGTTGGAGATTGTGCGACTTATGGTGGAATTCCAGCAATGGAGCCAAATCCTAGCGAATCTGTTGGTTTACAATTTCTTAAACGCCAGAAAGGGGGTTTTTTGGGAGACAATTTTCTTTCCCAAAAAGGTTTTCCTGTTATTAATATACCTGGTTGTCCTGCTCATCCAGACTGGATTTCTCAAATACTAGTTGCTGTTGCTACTGGAAGAGTTGGAGATTTAACTCTTGATGAATTTCATCGTCCTGAGACTTTCTTTCGTAGTTTTACACAAACTGGTTGTACAAGAAATATGCACTTTTCGTATAAATCAAGTACTGAAGAATTTGGCCAACGTACTGGATGTCTCTTTTATGATCTAGGGTGTCGTGGGCCTATGACTCATTCTTCATGTAATCGCATTTTATGGAATAAGGTTTCTTCTAAAACTCGCGTTGGGATGCCTTGCTTAGGTTGTACCGAACCAGAATTTCCTTTTCATGATCTTAAAAAAGGAACTGTTTTTAAGACTCAAACCGTTATGGGTGTACCTAGAGAATTACCTCCTGGCATCAACGCCAAAGATTATGCAGTAGTAACAGTTGTTTCTAAAGATGCTCGTCCATCTTGGACAGATGATGATTTTTTTACTGTGTAA